Proteins from a genomic interval of uncultured Desulfuromusa sp.:
- a CDS encoding CinA family nicotinamide mononucleotide deamidase-related protein, with protein sequence MPPYDIAILTTGDELLSGEISDSNTRAVAGILSAHGYRLRCSLSVPDQEKEIVAALEYLIGHVQFIIITGGLGSTGDDRTARAAARALGQPLVVNDEALEMIRRWFARRNFQMEPNNERQALLPQLAQPLQNPLGTAPGFRLQHKGGCELFFLPGVPAEMQAMFRTSVLPVLQQKMPNVSPQQQRTLKLFGLSEPKIDRMIPYQQLPAGIDVAFALDYPLVLLKLKAAGNDAEYCLDQAEALLLEKLGDYLIARDGETPEGNVGKLLSNAGLTLSLAESCTGGLLTTMLTSQPGASAFLERAGITYADSAKKDWLHVPALLLQQHGAVSENCARAMASGLRQNTGTDLSLAITGIAGPDGGTEEKPVGTVYISLASASSVHVKKYTFSGDRNQIQRMSATMALEWLRRFTLQQMEK encoded by the coding sequence ATGCCCCCCTATGACATCGCCATATTGACCACAGGAGATGAACTCCTGAGTGGAGAGATCAGTGACAGTAACACCAGAGCGGTTGCAGGAATACTTTCCGCCCATGGTTACAGGCTTCGTTGTTCCCTCTCGGTTCCTGATCAGGAAAAAGAAATTGTAGCTGCGCTGGAATACTTGATTGGCCACGTTCAATTCATCATTATTACTGGCGGTCTAGGTTCCACGGGGGATGATCGAACCGCGCGAGCTGCTGCAAGAGCCCTTGGACAACCTCTTGTTGTTAATGATGAAGCACTGGAAATGATACGCCGGTGGTTTGCACGCCGCAATTTTCAGATGGAGCCCAATAACGAAAGACAGGCATTGTTACCACAGTTGGCGCAGCCACTTCAAAATCCACTGGGCACTGCGCCCGGATTTCGATTACAGCATAAAGGAGGCTGCGAATTATTCTTCCTTCCAGGAGTTCCGGCTGAGATGCAAGCGATGTTCAGGACATCCGTTCTTCCTGTCCTGCAACAGAAAATGCCGAATGTCAGTCCACAACAGCAACGCACTCTTAAATTATTCGGCCTTTCGGAACCGAAAATTGACAGGATGATTCCTTACCAGCAGCTACCTGCGGGAATTGATGTCGCCTTTGCCCTTGACTACCCTTTAGTTTTACTCAAACTCAAAGCCGCCGGAAATGATGCGGAATACTGCCTTGATCAAGCTGAAGCTCTGCTCCTCGAAAAATTGGGAGACTATCTGATCGCCCGGGATGGAGAAACCCCGGAAGGCAATGTCGGCAAATTGCTCAGCAATGCAGGATTGACCCTTTCTCTGGCTGAATCATGCACCGGTGGACTGCTGACAACAATGTTGACCAGTCAACCGGGAGCCTCAGCATTTCTGGAACGCGCAGGAATAACCTATGCTGATTCTGCAAAAAAAGACTGGCTGCATGTTCCGGCACTGCTATTACAACAGCATGGAGCCGTCAGTGAAAACTGTGCTCGGGCCATGGCCAGTGGTCTCAGGCAGAATACGGGAACGGATTTGTCCCTGGCAATCACAGGGATAGCAGGGCCAGACGGCGGTACGGAAGAGAAACCGGTCGGCACTGTGTATATCTCCCTGGCAAGCGCCAGTAGCGTTCATGTCAAAAAATACACGTTTTCAGGAGATCGAAATCAGATTCAACGAATGAGCGCAACAATGGCATTGGAATGGTTGCGCCGTTTTACCTTACAGCAGATGGAAAAATAG
- the recA gene encoding recombinase RecA, giving the protein MSDDNRNRALDLAMGQIEKQFGKGSIMRLGSDFQMPAIETIPTGALSLDLALGVGGIPKGRIVEVFGPESSGKTTLALHILAEVQKQGGVAAFIDAEHALDIQYAQHLGVKADDLLVSQPDTGEQALEITEMLVRSGAIDLLVVDSVAALTPRAEIEGEMGDSHMGLQARLMSQALRKLTGIVSKSNCTIIFINQIRMKIGVMFGNPETTTGGNALKFYCSVRLDIRRIASLKQGQDVIGGRTRVKVVKNKVAPPFKQAEFDIMYGTGISREGDLLDLGVDNDIVEKSGSWFSYKGERVGQGRENAKQYLKEHPEITNEIDTTLRELYGIGAGKPEPEANKD; this is encoded by the coding sequence ATGTCTGACGACAACCGTAACCGTGCCCTTGATTTAGCCATGGGACAGATAGAAAAACAATTTGGCAAGGGCAGTATTATGCGCCTTGGCTCTGATTTTCAGATGCCTGCCATTGAAACAATCCCGACCGGGGCTCTCAGTCTCGACCTTGCCCTCGGAGTCGGCGGCATTCCCAAGGGGCGCATTGTTGAAGTCTTTGGTCCTGAATCTTCGGGTAAAACCACCCTCGCCTTACATATTCTTGCGGAAGTGCAAAAACAGGGTGGTGTTGCAGCATTTATAGACGCCGAACATGCTCTTGATATTCAATACGCCCAGCACCTTGGCGTAAAAGCAGATGATCTGCTCGTGAGCCAACCGGATACCGGCGAGCAGGCGCTGGAAATCACCGAGATGCTGGTTCGTAGTGGTGCTATTGATCTGCTGGTCGTCGATTCAGTTGCAGCGTTAACACCTCGTGCCGAGATTGAAGGAGAAATGGGAGATTCCCATATGGGCCTGCAGGCACGCTTGATGTCCCAAGCACTCAGGAAACTGACCGGCATCGTCAGCAAATCAAATTGCACCATCATTTTCATCAACCAGATTCGCATGAAAATCGGGGTAATGTTCGGTAACCCCGAAACCACGACCGGTGGCAATGCTCTGAAATTTTACTGTTCTGTCAGACTTGATATTCGCCGTATCGCCTCCCTTAAACAAGGGCAGGATGTCATCGGGGGAAGAACACGAGTAAAAGTCGTCAAAAACAAGGTTGCTCCTCCTTTCAAACAAGCAGAATTTGATATTATGTATGGTACCGGAATTTCTCGTGAAGGAGATCTTCTGGATCTGGGGGTCGACAACGACATTGTCGAAAAAAGCGGCTCGTGGTTCTCGTACAAAGGAGAAAGGGTCGGCCAGGGCCGGGAGAATGCAAAGCAATACCTGAAAGAGCACCCGGAAATCACCAATGAAATCGATACGACACTGCGTGAGCTTTATGGAATTGGAGCAGGAAAACCAGAACCTGAAGCCAACAAAGATTAA
- a CDS encoding type IV pilus twitching motility protein PilT, with protein sequence MNLNDILGMALKSNTSDIHLKAGLPPVFRIDGNLRPLPKAPRLTAEGVRSMCEAIMNERQLVKFEEANEVDLAYGVPGLGRFRANVFKQRNSVSAVFRAIPFKIATLDDLLMPQVLKKIAEESRGLVLVTGATGSGKSTTLAAMIDYINSNRTAHIVTVEDPIEYLHRDRKCIINQREVGFDTAGFAPALKSSLRQDPDVILVGEMRDVETTETALAAAETGHLVLSTLHTIDAPETISRIVSMFPPHQHRHIRLQLSNVLKGVISQRLIPRIEGTGRVAAVEVMISTGRVRELIDDQEKTAHLRDTIAKGYTTYGMQTFDQALMDLVKRKVISYDEALRQSSNPDDFKLKFSGIDSTSDASWGEFERGKDQEDKDAQADETEGLNADGQIEVERF encoded by the coding sequence ATGAATTTAAATGACATTCTCGGCATGGCTCTTAAGTCCAACACTTCGGATATCCATCTTAAAGCGGGACTACCACCGGTCTTTCGTATCGACGGCAATCTTCGACCTCTCCCAAAAGCGCCAAGATTGACTGCTGAGGGCGTTCGCAGCATGTGTGAAGCAATAATGAACGAACGCCAACTGGTTAAATTTGAAGAAGCGAACGAAGTTGATTTAGCTTATGGAGTCCCTGGACTGGGCCGCTTCAGAGCCAATGTTTTCAAGCAACGCAATTCCGTCTCAGCTGTTTTTCGAGCGATCCCGTTCAAGATTGCCACCCTCGATGATCTGCTGATGCCTCAGGTTTTAAAAAAAATAGCCGAGGAATCACGGGGGCTGGTTCTGGTGACCGGGGCCACGGGATCGGGAAAGTCAACAACCCTTGCGGCAATGATTGACTATATCAACAGTAACCGAACGGCGCACATTGTCACCGTTGAAGACCCCATCGAATACCTGCATCGGGATCGTAAATGCATTATCAACCAGCGTGAAGTCGGTTTCGATACCGCCGGATTTGCACCGGCACTCAAGAGCTCTCTCCGTCAGGACCCTGATGTTATCCTCGTCGGAGAGATGCGTGACGTGGAAACAACTGAAACGGCTCTTGCAGCAGCTGAGACCGGGCATCTGGTTCTTTCGACATTACATACAATTGATGCGCCGGAAACTATTTCCCGGATCGTTTCAATGTTTCCACCTCACCAGCACCGCCATATTCGCCTGCAACTATCGAACGTTTTAAAAGGGGTTATTTCCCAAAGATTGATTCCGCGGATTGAAGGAACAGGAAGGGTTGCTGCTGTAGAGGTCATGATTTCAACCGGTCGGGTTCGTGAATTAATTGACGATCAGGAAAAAACAGCCCATCTGCGAGACACGATTGCCAAAGGCTATACCACTTACGGCATGCAAACCTTTGATCAAGCGCTGATGGACCTGGTCAAAAGAAAAGTTATCAGCTACGACGAAGCCCTCCGCCAAAGCTCCAATCCCGATGATTTTAAACTCAAATTTTCCGGGATTGATTCCACCTCTGATGCCTCATGGGGCGAATTTGAACGGGGCAAGGATCAGGAAGATAAAGATGCCCAGGCGGATGAAACAGAGGGACTAAACGCCGATGGACAAATCGAAGTCGAAAGATTCTAA
- a CDS encoding regulatory protein RecX, protein MDKSKSKDSKSFAAALRILTRRDRSETELRQKLVQFGFSLPAIDTAIEKCRDYNYLDDRRYAVERARALMRSGRGVGPRIMVDLRRRGINENMAQQAVETAASEFPAEDILRQQLTRRFPTFNYDTADARERRRVVSFFQRRGFGLDEIFQVIKEHNHIP, encoded by the coding sequence ATGGACAAATCGAAGTCGAAAGATTCTAAATCTTTTGCCGCAGCCTTGCGGATCCTCACCAGGCGGGACCGAAGCGAAACCGAACTGCGACAGAAACTTGTCCAGTTCGGTTTTTCTTTACCGGCAATCGACACCGCCATTGAAAAATGTCGCGACTATAATTACCTGGATGACCGGCGCTATGCCGTTGAGCGGGCTCGCGCATTGATGCGTTCCGGTCGTGGCGTGGGCCCCAGAATCATGGTTGATTTGCGCCGGAGGGGAATTAACGAAAACATGGCTCAACAAGCGGTGGAAACAGCGGCAAGTGAATTTCCTGCTGAGGACATTCTGCGCCAACAACTGACCCGACGTTTTCCAACATTCAATTATGACACGGCCGACGCTCGGGAACGACGTCGGGTGGTCAGCTTTTTCCAACGACGCGGCTTCGGTCTTGATGAAATTTTTCAGGTCATCAAGGAGCACAACCATATTCCGTAG